One segment of Coffea arabica cultivar ET-39 chromosome 7c, Coffea Arabica ET-39 HiFi, whole genome shotgun sequence DNA contains the following:
- the LOC113699921 gene encoding F-box/LRR-repeat protein At3g59190-like: protein MSSIQRSFLAPRIRCNRCEKTAKVRSQNHVKVDHVDRLSALPNDLLCHILSFLPTKKAAATSILSTRWRYLFTSLPNIHLEFDDSLRDIIGPNYQRFARLVDCCHRLILQRKPYCLRKFHLSLKEFLEIFRVAIDSLICAAISCGVQQLEVFVGHDRSGALSPPGILSCPAIFSCKTIVEMKLEIRFTVFYVPQKVSLPNLKVLHLAQYVLTDELSTPRLIQGCPVLIELSFDCYTFPGDQVQTLLIKSPSLQKLSLRCMSDDDWDIVLDIPSAVNLECEVDGESKTSVNAPKLQHLTFDGNVVEVNILPNHMSLVEARISVSCPSDQEQLLRCEVAFELMNWSQSVVSLYLLDTTVELLFYSQKLLPTFEKLTYLELEARKYYGKRTRSWKMHSWLLESAPNLQVLVFDEVFWDDRIESCAEDEKFEFLSAEPVPLCLPKHLREVKIREFHGKEHEFKLIDYILQNVKALKKMTVGVLGGFRDRRKILSLKRCNNDCQIVFT from the exons ATGTCTAGTATCCAGAGATCCTTTTTGGCTCCAAGAATTCGGTGCAATCGATGTGAAAAAACTGCCAAAGTCCGGTCCCAAAATCATGTTAAAGTTGATCATGTTGATCGGTTAAGTGCTCTTCCGAATGACCTTCTCTGCCATatcctttcctttcttccaacaaaaaaAGCTGCAGCCACCTCCATCCTATCCACTCGATGGCGTTACCTTTTCACTTCACTTCCCAATATTCATCTGGAATTTGATGACTCTTTACGAGACATTATAGGTCCCAATTATCAACGATTTGCTCGATTGGTAGATTGTTGTCATCGTTTGATTCTTCAGCGAAAACCGTAttgtttgagaaaattccatcTTTCCCTGAAAGAGTTTCTTGAGATTTTTCGGGTGGCAATTGACTCTCTGATATGTGCAGCAATTTCCTGTGGAGTCCAACAACTTGAGGTTTTTGTGGGACATGATCGTTCCGGTGCATTGTCTCCTCCGGGAATTTTGTCCTGTCCAGCAATTTTCAGTTGCAAAACAATTGTAGAAATGAAGCTGGAAATTCGCTTTACTGTTTTCTATGTGCCGCAAAAAGTTTCTTTGCCGAATCTTAAGGTTCTGCATTTGGCACAATATGTATTGACAGATGAGCTGTCTACTCCCAGGCTCATTCAGGGTTGTCCCGTGCTCATAGAACTGTCTTTCGACTGTTATACATTTCCAGGGGATCAAGTTCAGACCCTTTTGATAAAAAGCCCTTCCCTGCAAAAACTCAGCCTCCGTTGTATGTCTGATGATGATTGGGACATTGTTCTGGACATCCCCAGTGCTGTAAATTTGGAATGCGAGGTTGATGGAGAGAGTAAAACAAGTGTAAATGCCCCAAAGCTTCAACATTTGACCTTTGATGGCAATGTAGTTGAAGTAAACATTCTTCCAAACCACATGTCTCTTGTCGAAGCCAGAATATCAGTTTCTTGCCCATCAGATCAAGAACAATTATTACGCTGTGAGGTTGCCTTTGAGCTTATGAATTGGTCACAAAGTGTGGTATCACTTTATTTGCTGGATACCACAGTGGAg TTACTCTTTTATTCTCAAAAGTTGCTGCCAACTTTTGAAAAGCTGACTTATCTTGAGCTTGAAGCCCGCAAATATTATGGTAAGCGTACTCGTAGCTGGAAGATGCACTCATGGTTACTTGAAAGTGCACCTAATCTTCAAGTGCTGGTCTTTGATGAA GTGTTTTGGGATGACAGGATTGAATCCTGTGCTGAAGACGAGAAATTTGAGTTTCTTTCTGCAGAGCCTGTTCCATTATGCTTGCCGAAACATCTTAGGGAAGTAAAAATCAGAGAATTCCATGGAAAGGAACATGAATTCAAGCTCATTGACTATATTTTGCAGAATGTGAAAGCTTTAAAAAAGATGACTGTTGGTGTTCTTGGAGGCTTTCGAGATCGCAGGAAAATATTGTCATTGAAGAGATGCAACAACGACTGCCAGATTGTgttcacataa
- the LOC140010714 gene encoding uncharacterized protein yields the protein MSLWAAFMKAKYCRLLHPCQVEIRTTDSALWRRMVNVSRQVELSMLWVVKNGACHFWYDNWLGSGALFLRATVVPNLSFDNVFINGYWDVNKLYQILPREMVPSILEHPVPAEGGEAEVIWMPMTSGNFSLASAFSEIRQTRNKSMVFDRIWHPQLLLKVSFFMLRLLLGRLPLPDRLCKLGFHLPSKCFCCYSASEESIEHLFSNGHIASTVWNYFGAACGLAFPGSSLRPRIVGWWLSSQHSEIRRYIGSILPSVVCWNIWKSRNKAMFENVHMSSPAICFATFSNIQNMVEIHFKQVFRVQSFYHLYDWPYSANTEFIYKLVRWETKESGRFILNTDGCSKGNPGLGGGGGVLRDSNGIPLIGFSAYFGETTCLCAEVRALLIGLQICVHRGFGNLYVQSDSLVLIGILQHRIQCPWKIRRDIRQIWQFVKDPHRFSHCYREANTVADALSNVGVSHLEHQVKLYESFNTFPTMARGAIRLDRLGMPSIRKIKRTKG from the coding sequence ATGTCGTTGTGGGCTGCATTCATGAAAGCAAAGTACTGCAGACTGCTACATCCTTGTCAGGTAGAAATCAGGACAACAGACTCGGCTCTCTGGCGGAGAATGGTCAATGTTAGTCGACAAGTGGAGCTCTCTATGCTATGGGTTGTCAAAAACGGAGCTTGTCACTTTTGGTACGATAATTGGTTGGGGAGTGGTGCTTTGTTCCTCCGAGCGACGGTTGTCCCTAATCTATCATTTGACAATGTTTTCATCAATGGATATTGGGATGTGAATAAGTTATATCAGATACTGCCAAGGGAAATGGTGCCCTCCATTTTAGAGCATCCGGTTCCTGCAGAAGGGGGTGAAGCCGAAGTCATTTGGATGCCCATGACATCTGGAAATTTCTCTCTAGCATCTGCATTTTCGGAAATTAGGCAAACCCGCAATAAGTCTATGGTTTTTGACAGAATTTGGCATCCTCAACTCCTTTTGAAAGTTTCATTCTTCATGTTACGATTGTTGTTGGGGAGGCTGCCCCTACCGGACAGGTTATGTAAACTTGGCTTTCACTTACCGTCAAAGTGTTTTTGCTGCTATTCGGCCTCTGAGGAGTCAATTGAGCATTTATTTTCTAATGGCCATATAGCATCCacagtttggaattattttggagCTGCATGTGGACTGGCCTTTCCAGGGTCATCTTTACGGCCCCGCATAGTGGGTTGGTGGTTGAGTTCACAGCATTCTGAGATACGACGATATATTGGAAGCATTCTTCCCAGTGTagtttgttggaatatttggaaatcaagaaataaagcaatgttTGAGAATGTCCACATGAGTTCGCCTGCCATTTGTTTTGCCACTTTCTCGAATATCCAAAACATGGTTGAAATTCATTTCAAACAAGTTTTCCGAGTACaatcattttatcatttgtaTGATTGGCCGTATTCAGCTAATACTGAGTTTATATACAAACTTGTTCGTTGGGAAACGAAGGAATCCGGTCGGTTCATACTAAATACGGATGGTTGTTCTAAGGGTAATCCAGGATTGGGTggaggtggtggagttcttcgaGATTCAAATGGCATACCTTTGATTGGTTTTTCGGCATATTTTGGGGAAACTACATGTCTATGTGCAGAGGTTCGAGCCCTCCTTATTGGTCTTCAAATATGTGTGCATAGAGGGTTTGGGAATCTCTATGTCCAGTCGGATTCTTTGGTATTAATTGGAATTCTTCAGCATCGCATTCAATGTCCCTGGAAGATTCGACGTGACATTAGGCAGATTTGGCAGTTTGTTAAAGACCCACATCGTTTTTCGCATTGTTATAGGGAAGCTAACACAGTAGCTGATGCGTTATCCAATGTGGGAGTATCTCATCTAGAGCATCAAGTCAAGCTATACGAGTCCTTTAATACATTCCCAACTATGGCTCGTGGGGCAATTCGCCTTGATAGATTAGGGATGCCATCAATTCGGAAAATTAAGCGTACGAAGGGCTGA